From the genome of Streptomyces sp. NBC_01260, one region includes:
- the moaC gene encoding cyclic pyranopterin monophosphate synthase MoaC, which produces MSTQNRLTHIDEAGAARMVDVSEKDVTARVARASGRVLVSPRVIELLRGEGVPKGDALATARIAGIMGAKRTPDLIPLCHPLAVSGVTVDLSVAEDAVEILATVKTADRTGVEMEALTAVSVAALTVVDMIKAVDKAAVITDIRVEAKSGGKSGDYRRTAPGGADA; this is translated from the coding sequence TTGAGTACGCAGAACAGGCTGACGCATATCGACGAGGCGGGCGCCGCCCGCATGGTCGACGTCTCCGAGAAGGACGTCACCGCGCGCGTTGCACGTGCCAGCGGCCGGGTCCTCGTCTCGCCGCGCGTCATCGAACTGCTCCGGGGCGAAGGGGTCCCCAAGGGCGACGCCCTCGCGACCGCGCGCATCGCCGGGATCATGGGGGCCAAGCGCACCCCCGACCTGATCCCCCTCTGCCACCCGCTGGCCGTCTCCGGTGTCACGGTCGACCTGAGTGTGGCCGAGGACGCGGTGGAGATCCTCGCGACGGTGAAGACCGCGGACCGCACGGGCGTGGAGATGGAGGCCCTGACCGCGGTGTCCGTCGCCGCGCTCACCGTCGTCGACATGATCAAGGCGGTCGACAAGGCCGCGGTCATCACCGACATCCGGGTCGAGGCGAAGTCGGGCGGCAAGTCCGGCGACTACCGGCGCACCGCACCCGGCGGAGCGGACGCATGA
- a CDS encoding MogA/MoaB family molybdenum cofactor biosynthesis protein, giving the protein MTTPGTSPSGYRALVVTASNRAAAGVYADKGGPLIAEALTGLGLTVDGPRVVPDGDPVEQALRAGVAAGYDVIVTTGGTGISPTDRTPEATGRVLDREIPGIPEAIRAEGRDKVPTAALSRGLAGVAGRTLVVNLPGSTGGVRDGLAVLTRLLVHAVDQLRGGDHPRPGSPS; this is encoded by the coding sequence ATGACCACACCGGGGACATCGCCGTCCGGGTACCGCGCCCTCGTGGTGACCGCGTCCAACCGCGCCGCCGCCGGGGTCTACGCCGACAAGGGCGGCCCGCTGATCGCCGAGGCGCTGACCGGGCTCGGCCTCACCGTCGACGGGCCGCGGGTCGTCCCCGACGGCGATCCGGTCGAGCAGGCGCTGCGGGCCGGGGTGGCCGCCGGGTACGACGTCATCGTGACCACCGGCGGTACGGGCATCTCGCCCACCGACCGCACCCCCGAGGCGACCGGGCGTGTCCTGGACCGGGAGATTCCCGGTATCCCCGAGGCGATCCGTGCCGAGGGCCGGGACAAGGTCCCCACGGCCGCGCTCTCGCGCGGTCTGGCGGGCGTGGCCGGCCGTACCCTCGTCGTCAACCTGCCCGGTTCCACCGGCGGGGTGCGCGACGGGCTCGCGGTCCTGACCCGACTCCTGGTGCACGCCGTCGACCAGCTCCGCGGCGGCGATCACCCCCGACCCGGGAGCCCGAGCTGA
- a CDS encoding GNAT family N-acetyltransferase — MTLVDGDVTLRPIKLRDQTMWREVNRRNRDWLRPWEATVPPPAPGGPVAQRPTYRQMIRHLRAEANAGRMLPFAIEYRGLLVGQLTVAGITWGSMCSGHVGYWVDQEVAGRGVMPTAVALAVDHCFRAVGLHRIEVCIRPENAPSRRVVAKLGFREEGIRPRYLHIDGAWRDHLIYALTAEEVPEGLLRRWQRARPEHPEHRTK, encoded by the coding sequence GTGACCCTGGTGGACGGCGACGTCACCCTCCGGCCGATAAAGCTGCGCGACCAGACCATGTGGCGCGAGGTCAACCGGCGCAACCGGGACTGGCTGCGCCCCTGGGAGGCGACCGTGCCGCCGCCCGCCCCCGGCGGTCCGGTGGCCCAGCGCCCCACGTACCGGCAGATGATCCGCCATCTGCGGGCCGAGGCCAACGCCGGCCGGATGCTGCCCTTCGCCATCGAGTACCGGGGCCTGCTGGTCGGCCAGCTGACCGTCGCCGGGATCACCTGGGGCTCGATGTGCTCGGGCCATGTCGGCTACTGGGTCGACCAGGAGGTGGCGGGCCGCGGGGTGATGCCGACCGCGGTCGCCCTCGCCGTCGACCATTGTTTCCGCGCGGTCGGACTGCACCGGATCGAGGTGTGCATTCGCCCGGAGAACGCGCCCAGCCGGCGGGTGGTGGCGAAGCTGGGATTCCGTGAGGAAGGGATCCGGCCCCGCTATCTGCACATCGACGGGGCCTGGCGGGACCATCTGATCTACGCGCTCACCGCCGAGGAGGTGCCCGAGGGGCTGCTCCGGAGATGGCAGCGGGCCCGTCCGGAGCACCCCGAACATCGCACTAAATGA
- the sepX gene encoding divisome protein SepX/GlpR: MSSSGLIYAVIVGAWAAYLVPMWLRRQDELNEARPTERFSTAIRLLSGRAAMERRYAKGLQERTDDEAAPDADPDASTDRMDTVDVRNFSAPPAHTEARVHDPARAPEERPARERPASPSDSAPARRRRPRPGGIDAERARRAQRTQVLARRRRTTVVLFLGFTLGAVVAAVGGLGFLWAPAVPAVLLSTYIVHLRAKERHRFAFTMDRRRAEVAAQRLRENRPRRHQPTATAPAESDEDSEARHPVPEPTPTVSPQEAGRRALVEQTDHAEWVDQQRERGRVHGDSWEPVPVPLPTYVTAPVAPRATGGVEVGNPETWSAARSSTAEPTQPAAPHPAAPPVDPAPRQRTNQSRRSRDRGRTPLFDQYDEDDRPRAANE; this comes from the coding sequence GTGAGCAGCAGCGGCCTGATCTACGCAGTCATCGTCGGGGCCTGGGCCGCCTACTTGGTGCCGATGTGGCTCCGCAGGCAGGACGAGCTCAACGAAGCCCGTCCGACGGAACGCTTCAGCACGGCCATCCGGCTGCTGTCCGGACGGGCGGCGATGGAGCGCCGGTATGCCAAGGGGCTGCAGGAGCGCACCGACGATGAGGCGGCGCCCGACGCCGACCCGGACGCGAGCACGGATCGAATGGATACCGTCGACGTCCGGAACTTCTCCGCGCCTCCGGCACACACCGAGGCCCGGGTGCACGACCCGGCTCGTGCGCCGGAGGAGCGCCCGGCCCGGGAACGGCCGGCTTCCCCCTCCGACTCCGCACCCGCCCGGCGCAGGCGTCCGCGCCCCGGCGGGATCGACGCCGAGCGGGCCCGGCGTGCGCAGCGCACCCAGGTCCTCGCACGCCGTCGGCGTACCACCGTCGTCCTGTTCCTCGGCTTCACGCTCGGCGCGGTCGTCGCGGCGGTCGGCGGCCTCGGCTTCCTCTGGGCCCCCGCGGTTCCCGCGGTGCTGCTGAGCACGTACATCGTGCATCTGCGCGCCAAGGAGCGGCACAGATTCGCCTTCACCATGGACCGGCGACGGGCCGAGGTGGCGGCGCAGCGCCTCCGCGAGAACCGCCCGCGCAGGCACCAGCCCACCGCGACGGCCCCCGCGGAGTCGGACGAGGACTCCGAAGCGCGCCACCCCGTCCCCGAGCCCACCCCCACGGTCTCCCCGCAGGAGGCCGGCCGCCGCGCCCTCGTCGAGCAGACGGACCACGCGGAGTGGGTGGACCAGCAGCGCGAACGAGGCCGGGTCCACGGCGACAGCTGGGAGCCGGTCCCGGTCCCGCTGCCGACCTATGTCACCGCCCCGGTCGCCCCGCGCGCCACGGGCGGCGTCGAGGTCGGCAACCCGGAGACCTGGAGCGCGGCCCGCTCCAGCACCGCCGAACCCACCCAGCCGGCCGCCCCGCACCCCGCGGCACCCCCCGTGGACCCGGCGCCCCGCCAGCGCACCAACCAGTCCCGCCGCTCCCGCGACCGGGGCCGGACCCCCCTCTTCGACCAGTACGACGAGGACGACCGCCCCCGCGCGGCCAACGAGTGA